The following proteins are co-located in the Imtechella halotolerans genome:
- a CDS encoding tetratricopeptide repeat-containing sensor histidine kinase — MSKRLNLLYFLVVCFWNTFFAQDLIPLDEKNYIQALQENIQNSSADSIQLHNLLLISAYWAPKDSIQSKQALNHVLLHPNKEVLSKAMLNYYQGYYYTHQSQKEKAKAYYKKVIEDVGLVKNTQSKMLLARAWYQYAYIQVEEKGYDYMVEQLTTQCIPLAIESKNKELQAYFKTQLGLTFMSVGQFDTAEEHHLKALAVLQELPTETATHLITYFNLISNYCYKPDSQSAKIYIDKASRLIEKYPTSSHFPNYYYQQAMYFTTKQEYSNAIESLDKGVKSATELKQWKLLQLLKFRMYNVHLMLKDYNKAQAVLEDILQDNILTKEVVNRKITFSQLAYVNQLQGNYKEAYQWLTKASVLGDSIQQNKLLEKMNELEILHKTAEKQQTIDNLKREKIENALKAKNKNLRLGLLAIALVLLLIIAILIYINYKNQKKLTTQIQINHQQQLHKIEQQHKYEATQAILQGEEQERQRIAQDLHDSIGGMLANIRMILSNENTDRIQNAEDILKKLDKSIIEMRRISRNLMPETLKNLGIEIALKELCESMSHQHLTIQFEAFDISENIPFQTQLALYRITQESISNVIKYAQASNVIVQISQHNNLINLTIEDDGVGFDTYKIHYGMGLKNIENRIKLVEGSFEIISEVGEGTTINIECYA; from the coding sequence ATGAGTAAGCGACTTAACCTTCTGTATTTCCTAGTTGTATGTTTTTGGAATACTTTTTTTGCTCAAGACCTAATCCCATTAGATGAGAAAAACTATATACAAGCACTACAAGAGAATATTCAAAATAGTAGCGCTGATAGCATTCAATTACACAATCTATTACTTATTTCGGCCTATTGGGCTCCTAAAGACAGTATTCAAAGTAAACAAGCTTTAAACCATGTTTTACTTCATCCAAATAAAGAAGTACTTTCCAAAGCGATGCTTAATTATTATCAAGGATATTATTACACACATCAATCACAAAAAGAAAAGGCTAAAGCGTATTACAAAAAAGTCATTGAAGATGTAGGATTAGTAAAGAATACCCAAAGTAAGATGCTTTTAGCACGAGCCTGGTATCAATATGCTTATATTCAGGTAGAAGAAAAGGGGTATGATTATATGGTAGAGCAGCTAACCACTCAATGTATTCCATTGGCCATAGAATCCAAGAACAAAGAACTTCAAGCCTATTTTAAGACTCAATTAGGACTCACCTTTATGTCCGTGGGACAATTTGATACAGCTGAAGAACATCACCTCAAAGCGCTTGCGGTTTTACAAGAGTTACCCACTGAAACTGCCACTCACTTAATTACCTATTTCAACCTCATAAGTAATTACTGTTATAAACCTGATAGTCAATCAGCCAAAATATATATTGACAAAGCAAGTCGACTCATTGAAAAATATCCAACATCATCCCATTTTCCTAACTACTACTATCAACAGGCTATGTATTTTACTACCAAACAAGAATATTCTAATGCAATAGAAAGTTTGGATAAGGGAGTAAAATCAGCTACAGAGCTCAAACAATGGAAGCTACTACAATTGTTAAAGTTTCGAATGTATAACGTCCATTTAATGTTGAAAGATTATAACAAGGCACAAGCTGTCTTAGAAGACATTCTACAGGATAATATACTGACTAAAGAAGTAGTTAATCGTAAAATAACCTTTTCTCAATTAGCCTACGTAAACCAACTTCAGGGTAACTATAAGGAGGCATATCAGTGGTTAACTAAAGCGTCCGTCTTAGGTGATAGTATTCAGCAAAATAAGTTACTGGAAAAAATGAATGAGCTGGAAATACTGCATAAAACTGCTGAAAAGCAACAAACCATTGATAACTTAAAAAGAGAAAAAATAGAAAATGCCTTAAAGGCCAAAAATAAAAATCTTCGTTTAGGCCTACTAGCCATTGCTTTGGTACTTCTCCTTATCATAGCCATACTTATCTATATCAATTATAAAAATCAAAAAAAGCTTACTACCCAAATTCAAATCAACCATCAACAACAATTACACAAAATAGAACAACAGCATAAATATGAGGCAACTCAAGCCATTCTTCAGGGAGAAGAACAAGAAAGACAGCGAATTGCTCAAGACTTACATGACAGTATTGGAGGAATGCTAGCCAATATTCGGATGATACTTTCAAATGAAAATACAGATCGGATTCAAAACGCTGAAGATATTTTAAAAAAGCTTGACAAATCAATCATTGAAATGCGCAGGATTTCTAGAAACCTTATGCCTGAAACCCTAAAAAACCTAGGAATAGAAATAGCGCTAAAAGAATTATGTGAATCCATGAGTCATCAGCATCTTACGATACAATTTGAAGCTTTTGATATTTCAGAAAACATTCCTTTTCAAACGCAATTGGCCTTGTATAGAATAACGCAAGAAAGTATTAGTAATGTTATAAAATATGCACAGGCATCGAATGTTATTGTCCAAATTAGTCAACATAATAACCTCATAAACCTAACGATTGAAGATGATGGAGTTGGTTTCGACACCTATAAAATACATTATGGAATGGGATTAAAAAACATTGAAAACCGTATTAAACTGGTGGAAGGGTCATTTGAAATCATATCTGAAGTGGGTGAAGGCACGACTATTAATATCGAATGCTATGCATAA
- a CDS encoding OmpA family protein — MKELLLIGCVFALFACTDKTSNKPQPILLEQEKLSDTTQLSSVASEEFSVNSIPYSEVVIGAFPYMTLPEGLKAQNKPFQKEYDVCFFPINGVMTPFEGKLYKLNVVKEPGKEFSKRYFEKSLGTYLESIGGVKVFEGYISKDEYYRYHKEDPNKGDEGDIGYFDEHITFYMIRCKDQGNIYVQYSADNYSGKLNVLQEKQLNQTIKKISSKEIVHTLNDQGKVVLYINFDINKATITKEGDEVVMQIVKALEENNSLAISIDGHTDDTGEGEYNIKLSKERADAVVSKLVQNGINSTRVSANGYGATRPLVPNDTEENKAKNRRVELVKRN; from the coding sequence ATGAAAGAGTTATTGTTAATTGGTTGTGTTTTTGCACTATTTGCCTGTACCGATAAAACATCCAATAAGCCCCAGCCTATATTGCTTGAGCAAGAGAAATTATCGGATACAACACAGCTCAGCTCAGTTGCTTCCGAGGAATTTTCTGTGAATAGCATCCCTTATTCAGAGGTAGTCATAGGTGCCTTTCCATATATGACCTTACCTGAAGGACTTAAGGCTCAGAATAAACCCTTTCAAAAGGAGTATGATGTTTGTTTTTTTCCTATTAATGGTGTGATGACTCCTTTTGAAGGGAAATTGTACAAACTTAATGTGGTAAAGGAACCCGGGAAAGAGTTTTCTAAAAGGTACTTTGAGAAAAGTCTGGGAACATATCTCGAGTCTATTGGTGGGGTAAAGGTATTTGAGGGTTATATAAGTAAAGATGAATATTATAGATATCATAAAGAAGATCCTAACAAAGGAGATGAGGGTGATATTGGATATTTTGATGAACATATTACTTTCTATATGATTAGATGCAAGGATCAGGGAAATATCTATGTGCAATATTCAGCGGACAACTATAGTGGAAAACTAAATGTATTGCAGGAAAAACAGTTGAATCAGACCATTAAAAAAATATCTTCTAAGGAAATTGTACATACACTAAATGACCAAGGTAAAGTAGTTTTATATATCAATTTTGATATAAATAAGGCAACTATAACTAAAGAAGGGGATGAAGTGGTGATGCAAATAGTAAAGGCGTTAGAGGAGAATAATTCATTAGCTATTTCTATTGACGGTCATACAGATGACACTGGGGAAGGGGAGTACAATATAAAGTTGTCAAAAGAACGAGCTGATGCAGTAGTAAGCAAGCTTGTGCAAAATGGCATTAATTCCACTCGAGTGTCAGCAAATGGATACGGCGCTACCAGACCTTTAGTTCCCAATGATACGGAAGAGAATAAGGCTAAAAATAGACGTGTTGAACTAGTTAAAAGAAATTGA